In a single window of the Salmo trutta chromosome 23, fSalTru1.1, whole genome shotgun sequence genome:
- the mrps2 gene encoding small ribosomal subunit protein uS2m, giving the protein MAAGVLTKGLCGFRQPRIVAAGYSCSGPLYATATAVKTLPLRTDSTAVTDTIQNLPLETPDFFRLSELFSLKDLFDARVHLGHKKGCRHRLMEPYLFGSRLDQDIIDLDQTMEHLQSALNFTAHIAYRGGVILFVSRRRQFGHLVESTAGDCGEYAHTRYWQGGLLTNAPIQYGPGVRLPDLIVFLSTLNNVFQQHVGVRDAAKMNIPTVGVVDSNCNPSLVTYPVPGNDDTPAAMELYCRLFKMTINRAKDKRRQIELLQGLSPAGLTPGSP; this is encoded by the exons ATGGCAGCTGGAGTTCTTACCaaag GTTTGTGCGGGTTCCGCCAGCCCCGGATTGTTGCAGCCGGATACTCCTGTAGTGGACCTCTCTATGCAACTGCTACCGCAGTCAAAACACTCCCTTTGCGAACGGACAGCACGG cTGTCACTGACACGATCCAGAACTTGCCTCTTGAAACGCCAGATTTCTTTCGCTTGTCAGAACTCTTCTCCTTGAAAGATCTATTCGATGCCAGAGTGCACCTTGGACACAAGAAAGGCTGCAGACACAG GCTGATGGAGCCCTATCTGTTTGGCAGTCGTCTGGACCAGGACATCATCGACCTGGACCAGACAATGGAGCACCTCCAGAGCGCCCTGAACTTCACCGCCCACATCGCCTACCGCGGCGGCGTCATCCTCTTCGTCTCCCGCCGCCGACAGTTCGGCCACCTGGTGGAAAGCACGGCAGGGGACTGCGGAGAATATGCCCACACACGCTACTGGCAGGGTGGTCTGCTCACCAATGCCCCAATCCAGTACGGCCCGGGGGTCAGGCTGCCTGACCTCATCGTCTTTCTCTCAACGCTCAACAACGTCTTCCAGCAGCATGTGGGGGTCCGCGATGCGGCCAAGATGAATATACCCACGGTGGGGGTGGTGGACTCTAACTGCAACCCCAGCCTGGTGACATACCCGGTGCCTGGGAACGATGACACACCAGCCGCAATGGAGCTGTACTGCCGCCTCTTCAAGATGACCATCAACAGGGCCAAGGACAAGAGGAGGCAGATAGAGCTGCTCCAGGGTCTATCGCCAGCGGGCCTCACACCGGGCTCCCCGTGA